GCCCTGTCGCAGCACATAGCCGACCCCTCGCACGGTGTGCACGAGGCGCGGTTCGCCGCCCGCCTCCGTCTTGCGGCGCAGGTACATCACGTACACGTCCAGCGAGTTGGAGGACGGCTCGAAGTCGAAGCCCCAGACCGCCTTCAGGATCTGCTCGCGGGTGAGGACCTGGCGCGGGTGCGCCATGAACATCTCCAGGAGGGTGAACTCCGTGCGGGTCAGCTCGACCGGCCGCCCGCCCCGCGTCACCTCCCGCGTCGCGAGGTCCATCCGCAGGTCGGCGAAGGTGAGCGCGTCGTCCTCCTGCACCGCGCCCGCGCCGGACGTCGCCGCGTAGGAGCTGCGCCGCAGCAGGGCCCGGACCCGGGCGAAGAGCTCGTCGAGTTCGAAGGGCTTGACCAGGTAGTCGTCGGCGCCGGCGTCGAGCCCGGTGACGCGGTCGCCGACCGTGTCACGGGCCGTCAGCATCAGGATGGGGGTGGTGTCGCCCGCGCCCCGGATGCGGCGGGCCGCCGTCAGACCGTCCATGCGCGGCATCTGGATGTCCAGGACCACCAGGTCGGGCCGGTAGGCCGTCGCCTTCTCGAGCGCGTCCGCACCGTCCACGGCGACCTGGGTGTCGTAGCCCTCGAAAGCCAGGCTGCGCTGCAGGGCCTCGCGTACCGCCGGCTCGTCGTCGACGATCAGGATGCGCTGGGTGTCACGGTCGCCTTCGGCGGGGCTCATGGGCGTGGATTCCTCGGGTGCGGTGGGACGACGGGAGGCAGGTCGTGCTGAAGGTGGTGAGCGTCCTCAGCCTCGCACGGTTCCCGGCGGGCGCGTATGGAGCGGTCGGAGCGGGCGGGGTGTGATCAGCCGCGCATCGCCGCGAGCCGGTTCAGCGGAACCTTGCGCACGTGCGGCCGGCCGGCCGGGGCGCGCAGGCCGGTGAGCTGCGGAGCCACCTCCGGCGCGCGGGTCGACGGGGCCGGGGCGTGCAGCTCGTACGCCACGTCGAGGGCCAGGCCGAGGTCGGCCGCACCGA
The window above is part of the Streptomyces sp. NBC_00425 genome. Proteins encoded here:
- a CDS encoding response regulator transcription factor; translated protein: MSPAEGDRDTQRILIVDDEPAVREALQRSLAFEGYDTQVAVDGADALEKATAYRPDLVVLDIQMPRMDGLTAARRIRGAGDTTPILMLTARDTVGDRVTGLDAGADDYLVKPFELDELFARVRALLRRSSYAATSGAGAVQEDDALTFADLRMDLATREVTRGGRPVELTRTEFTLLEMFMAHPRQVLTREQILKAVWGFDFEPSSNSLDVYVMYLRRKTEAGGEPRLVHTVRGVGYVLRQGGAE